Proteins encoded in a region of the Dreissena polymorpha isolate Duluth1 chromosome 6, UMN_Dpol_1.0, whole genome shotgun sequence genome:
- the LOC127836537 gene encoding uncharacterized protein LOC127836537 isoform X1, with protein MQMQKTVCKPAVYCLITITIVQSVVFLVVTSNWTTIRRVNNEPNTVQLCTVCEVLVPMIDKNGIASQVAKLKEPPNLQCCGGAAEIITLSAQKQTADIFYKRIRYMVPEAVYKMCDSSVDQTPYVRAVGITGFKHVGALYQPLWNQNGQTVTQPSINHITHLQDEGEIFIRLAGLYMISSRLAIQTNASTIDSVFSHSIYVLSHKYGTRRLLGERRTTLFGGDQTVSTFTAVYSLDLHDRLSVGINNPEHIDAQSNNNTFSIHSAG; from the exons ATGCAAATGCAG AAAACCGTTTGCAAACCAGCGGTGTATTGCTTAATTACTATCACGATTGTGCAGTCTGTGGTATTCTTGGTCGTTACCAGTAACTGGACAACAATACGCAGAGTCAACAACGAGCCCAACACCGTACAACTGTGCACGGTGTGTGAGGTCCTCGTACCAATGATCGACAAAAATGGCATTGCCAGTCAAGTTGCAAAGCTCAAAGAACCTCCAAACTTGCAGTGCTGTGGAGGAGCAGCAGAAATAATTACTTTATCGGCACAGAAG CAAACAGCGGATATTTTCTACAAGCGTATTCGTTATA TGGTGCCAGAGGCTGTCTATAAGATGTGTGATTCGTCGGTAGATCAGACACCATATGTGCGGGCGGTGGGAATAACAGGGTTCAAACATGTTGGAG CCCTCTATCAACCTCTCTGGAACCAGAACGGTCAGACGGTGACGCAACCAAGCATTAATCACATTACCCACTTGCAGGACGAGGGCGAAATCTTTATCCGTCTTGCTGGCTTGTACATGATTTCAAGCCGACTTGCCATTCAGACTAATGCTTCGACCATTGATAGTGTATTTTCACACTCTATTTACGTACTGTCACATAAATATGGGACTCGACGTTTGCTCGGAGAACGAAGAACGACTCTTTTCGGTGGGGACCAAACAGTCAGCACGTTCACAGCAGTCTACAGCCTTGACCTACACGACCGACTTTCTGTTGGCATCAATAACCCCGAACACATCGATGCACAAAGCAATAATAATACTTTCTCTATCCACTCTGCCGGGTAA
- the LOC127836537 gene encoding uncharacterized protein LOC127836537 isoform X2 — protein sequence MKTVCKPAVYCLITITIVQSVVFLVVTSNWTTIRRVNNEPNTVQLCTVCEVLVPMIDKNGIASQVAKLKEPPNLQCCGGAAEIITLSAQKQTADIFYKRIRYMVPEAVYKMCDSSVDQTPYVRAVGITGFKHVGALYQPLWNQNGQTVTQPSINHITHLQDEGEIFIRLAGLYMISSRLAIQTNASTIDSVFSHSIYVLSHKYGTRRLLGERRTTLFGGDQTVSTFTAVYSLDLHDRLSVGINNPEHIDAQSNNNTFSIHSAG from the exons ATG AAAACCGTTTGCAAACCAGCGGTGTATTGCTTAATTACTATCACGATTGTGCAGTCTGTGGTATTCTTGGTCGTTACCAGTAACTGGACAACAATACGCAGAGTCAACAACGAGCCCAACACCGTACAACTGTGCACGGTGTGTGAGGTCCTCGTACCAATGATCGACAAAAATGGCATTGCCAGTCAAGTTGCAAAGCTCAAAGAACCTCCAAACTTGCAGTGCTGTGGAGGAGCAGCAGAAATAATTACTTTATCGGCACAGAAG CAAACAGCGGATATTTTCTACAAGCGTATTCGTTATA TGGTGCCAGAGGCTGTCTATAAGATGTGTGATTCGTCGGTAGATCAGACACCATATGTGCGGGCGGTGGGAATAACAGGGTTCAAACATGTTGGAG CCCTCTATCAACCTCTCTGGAACCAGAACGGTCAGACGGTGACGCAACCAAGCATTAATCACATTACCCACTTGCAGGACGAGGGCGAAATCTTTATCCGTCTTGCTGGCTTGTACATGATTTCAAGCCGACTTGCCATTCAGACTAATGCTTCGACCATTGATAGTGTATTTTCACACTCTATTTACGTACTGTCACATAAATATGGGACTCGACGTTTGCTCGGAGAACGAAGAACGACTCTTTTCGGTGGGGACCAAACAGTCAGCACGTTCACAGCAGTCTACAGCCTTGACCTACACGACCGACTTTCTGTTGGCATCAATAACCCCGAACACATCGATGCACAAAGCAATAATAATACTTTCTCTATCCACTCTGCCGGGTAA